A region from the Streptomyces tsukubensis genome encodes:
- a CDS encoding glycosyltransferase family 2 protein produces MPKISIVVPCYNENEVIETFHTTLVETLDAALFPAHSQGGSAADRDAYEICYVDDGSTDGTRERLRKLTETDVRARYTSFSRNFGKESAMLAGLRMARGDAVVIMDADLQHPPELIPRMLELHGHGYDQVIAQRDRSGEGLIRATVSQAYYKLVRRAMDVEVIDGAGDFRLLSRRAVNALLTLPESNRFSKGLFSWIGFDTVTFTYENVERAAGSSKWGGRRLINYGIDGLLSFNSRPLRLAIHTGLWLVLSALAYAVWIVVNVLVSGVDTPGYATLIAAMVGLGGIQIATLGVIGEYVGRIYHESKRRPHYVIRETDETTMPTTPKATAGAGLHERQP; encoded by the coding sequence ATGCCCAAGATCTCCATCGTCGTTCCGTGTTACAACGAGAACGAGGTGATCGAGACCTTCCACACCACGCTCGTCGAAACGCTGGACGCCGCTCTCTTCCCGGCCCACTCCCAGGGCGGGTCCGCGGCCGACCGCGACGCGTACGAGATCTGCTACGTCGACGACGGCAGCACCGACGGCACCCGCGAGCGCCTCAGAAAGCTCACCGAGACGGACGTCCGGGCCCGCTACACCTCCTTCAGCCGCAACTTCGGCAAGGAGTCCGCGATGCTGGCCGGGCTGCGCATGGCCCGGGGCGACGCCGTCGTCATCATGGACGCCGACCTCCAGCACCCGCCGGAGCTGATCCCCCGGATGCTGGAGCTGCACGGCCACGGCTATGACCAGGTGATCGCCCAACGCGACCGCAGCGGCGAGGGGTTGATCCGGGCCACCGTCAGCCAGGCCTACTACAAGCTGGTGCGCCGGGCGATGGACGTCGAAGTCATCGACGGCGCAGGGGACTTCCGGCTGCTGTCCCGCCGGGCCGTCAACGCCCTGCTGACGCTCCCCGAGAGCAACCGCTTCTCCAAGGGCCTGTTCTCGTGGATCGGCTTCGACACCGTCACCTTCACCTACGAGAACGTCGAACGCGCCGCCGGATCGTCCAAGTGGGGCGGGCGCAGGCTGATCAACTACGGCATCGACGGCCTGCTCTCCTTCAACAGCCGACCGCTGCGCCTGGCCATCCACACCGGTCTTTGGCTGGTGCTCTCCGCCCTCGCCTACGCCGTGTGGATCGTCGTCAACGTCCTCGTCAGCGGCGTCGACACCCCCGGCTATGCGACCCTGATCGCCGCGATGGTCGGACTCGGCGGCATCCAGATCGCCACCCTCGGTGTGATCGGCGAGTACGTGGGCCGGATCTACCACGAGTCCAAGCGCAGGCCCCACTACGTGATCCGGGAGACGGACGAGACCACCATGCCCACCACCCCCAAGGCCACGGCCGGCGCCGGGCTGCACGAGAGGCAGCCCTGA
- a CDS encoding aldo/keto reductase: MEYTQLGRTGLKVSRIVLGTMNFGPYTAEADSHTIMDAALDAGVNFFDTANTYGGPGDRGRTEAIIGKWLAQGGGRRDKVVLATKVYGAVHNEDGPVWPNHEKLSAYGIRRAVEASLKRLGTDHIDLYQFHHIDRATPVDEIWQAVDTLIQQGKILYAGSSNFPGWKIAQMNEAAARRSSYGLVSEQCLYNLFERRSELEVIPAAQEYGLGVIPWSPLHGGLLGGLLRKEREGQLSPRYTGHGASLLARPGVREQIAAYEDLLDKHGLEPGEVALAWLLTRPGVTGPIVGPRSAEQLDSALRAAELTLGDELLTALDELFPPVGAAPESYAW; encoded by the coding sequence ATGGAGTACACGCAACTGGGACGCACGGGTCTCAAGGTCAGCAGGATCGTCCTCGGGACGATGAACTTCGGCCCCTACACCGCCGAGGCCGACAGCCATACGATCATGGACGCGGCGCTGGACGCGGGCGTCAACTTCTTCGACACGGCCAACACCTACGGCGGCCCCGGCGACCGGGGCCGGACCGAGGCGATCATCGGGAAGTGGCTCGCGCAGGGCGGCGGGCGGCGGGACAAGGTCGTCCTGGCCACCAAGGTGTACGGCGCCGTGCACAACGAGGACGGCCCGGTCTGGCCCAACCACGAGAAGCTCTCCGCCTACGGCATCCGCCGCGCGGTCGAGGCCAGCCTGAAGCGCCTCGGCACCGACCACATCGACCTGTACCAGTTCCACCACATCGACCGGGCCACCCCGGTCGACGAGATCTGGCAGGCCGTCGACACCCTGATCCAGCAGGGCAAGATCCTCTACGCGGGTTCGTCGAACTTCCCCGGCTGGAAGATCGCGCAGATGAACGAGGCCGCGGCCCGCCGCAGCTCGTACGGCCTGGTCAGCGAGCAGTGCCTCTACAACCTCTTCGAGCGGCGTTCGGAGCTGGAGGTGATCCCCGCGGCGCAGGAGTACGGCCTCGGCGTCATCCCCTGGTCCCCGCTGCACGGCGGGCTGCTCGGCGGGCTGCTGCGCAAGGAGCGGGAGGGGCAGCTCTCCCCCCGCTACACCGGCCACGGCGCGTCACTGCTGGCGCGGCCCGGGGTACGGGAGCAGATCGCGGCCTACGAGGACCTGCTCGACAAGCACGGTCTGGAGCCGGGCGAGGTGGCCCTGGCCTGGCTGCTGACCCGCCCCGGGGTCACCGGCCCGATCGTCGGCCCGCGCTCGGCCGAGCAGCTCGACAGCGCCCTGCGGGCGGCGGAGCTGACGCTGGGCGACGAGCTGCTGACGGCGCTCGACGAGCTGTTCC